From the genome of Muricauda sp. SCSIO 64092, one region includes:
- a CDS encoding sensor histidine kinase, translated as MILLVVIASVLIAGVTIYQYREQSNDYHQNRLERKEDQILQSINYVLNETTYEPSTKNLGHIFKDEIYKIADVQNVNFNIYDLEGELIKSSKPAFEADSLSNCLDAEVLNSLAMSSARRYVEEKRTAGDNYQASYTYINDPKFKPIGIMNLPYFEDNSFNNMELREFLIRLGGVYLLMLMAAIVFAYFISKYITRSLQTVSDKLYITGLTKRNEKILLKNPTEEIGKLVDSYNNMIDELEASAAKLARSEREQAWREMAKQVAHEIKNPLTPMRLSVQSFERKFDPEDPKIGKKVKEFSKTLVQQIDTMGNIASAFSNFANMPAQQKETLNIVSVTKLALDIFHEPYIHFICDEEEIIAKVDRTQLIRIVTNLVKNAIQAMINVDSPRILVTVVSDADKVKIQVADNGVGIRDDFKDKIFEPKFTTKTSGMGLGLGMVRNIVENYGGTISFTSQLGKGTVFTVKFPKE; from the coding sequence ATGATCCTATTGGTGGTCATTGCTTCGGTTTTAATTGCCGGGGTGACCATTTACCAATATCGCGAGCAGTCCAACGATTACCACCAGAACCGTTTGGAACGCAAGGAAGATCAGATTCTCCAAAGTATTAATTATGTGCTCAATGAGACCACCTATGAACCTTCCACCAAGAACCTGGGCCATATTTTTAAGGATGAGATCTATAAGATCGCTGATGTCCAAAACGTAAACTTCAATATTTATGATTTGGAGGGGGAACTTATTAAAAGCTCCAAACCGGCATTTGAAGCCGATTCCTTGTCCAATTGCCTGGATGCTGAGGTATTAAATAGCTTGGCGATGAGCTCAGCACGAAGGTATGTGGAGGAAAAACGCACTGCCGGGGACAATTATCAAGCTTCCTATACCTATATCAACGACCCAAAATTCAAGCCGATAGGGATAATGAACCTACCTTATTTTGAGGATAATTCTTTTAACAATATGGAGCTTCGGGAGTTTTTGATCCGACTGGGAGGGGTGTACCTGTTGATGCTTATGGCGGCCATTGTTTTTGCCTATTTCATCTCCAAGTATATCACGCGATCTTTGCAGACGGTTTCCGATAAGCTCTATATTACGGGACTGACGAAACGGAACGAGAAAATCCTCCTTAAAAATCCGACCGAGGAAATAGGAAAGCTGGTGGATTCCTATAACAATATGATTGACGAATTGGAGGCCAGTGCCGCAAAATTGGCCCGTAGTGAACGCGAACAGGCGTGGCGGGAAATGGCCAAACAAGTCGCCCATGAGATTAAAAATCCATTGACACCCATGCGCCTGAGCGTACAAAGTTTTGAGCGCAAGTTTGATCCCGAAGATCCCAAAATAGGGAAAAAGGTCAAGGAGTTTTCCAAAACCCTGGTACAACAAATAGACACCATGGGCAATATTGCTTCTGCTTTTTCAAACTTTGCCAATATGCCGGCCCAGCAGAAGGAGACCTTGAACATTGTGAGTGTCACCAAATTGGCCCTCGATATTTTTCATGAACCGTATATCCATTTTATCTGTGATGAGGAAGAAATCATTGCAAAAGTAGATCGTACCCAACTCATTCGTATTGTAACCAATTTGGTAAAAAACGCCATTCAGGCGATGATTAATGTGGACTCCCCAAGAATTTTGGTGACCGTTGTTTCCGATGCGGATAAGGTGAAAATACAGGTCGCGGACAATGGAGTGGGCATCCGGGATGATTTCAAGGATAAAATCTTTGAACCCAAGTTTACCACCAAAACAAGCGGTATGGGCCTGGGCTTGGGTATGGTGCGCAATATTGTTGAAAATTATGGGGGCACCATTAGCTTTACTTCCCAACTCGGCAAGGGTACCGTCTTTACGGTCAAGTTTCCCAAAGAATAG